The Cellvibrio polysaccharolyticus genomic interval CGCTGAGGGTAAACTGGTACTTAATGGCCGCAAAGTATTTGCCACCGGCTGCTACCTTGCTGAATGGATTTCAGTTTCTGCCACCAGCGACACCGGCCCATCCGGTGCATTGGTTAACCGTAATGATCCGGGCGTGATTATTGAAGACGACTGGCATGCCTTTGGCCAGCAGCATTCGGTCAGTGGCAGTATTCGTTTTGAAAACGTCCTGCTGGATGAGCGTTTCGCACCGAAACCGGCCGGCGAAATAACGGCCAATAACAACAGTTTACCGGGGCGTACCGGCCTCACCTGGCCGCAAATTTTACACGCCGCCATTGATACCGGTATTGCCCGTGGTGCATTGGATGCAGCGGTAGATTATCTGCGTAACCACACCCGCGTGTGGGTCGATGCGGATGTTGAAAAAGCCTCTGAAGAACATCACATTATTAAAACCATCGGCGAATACGCCGTGGCGGTGCGCGGTGCTGAATCCGCACTGAAATATGCCGCCACGCTGTTTGATCAGCATCATGCTGACCCGCAGAATGTCGAGCTGCAAAACGAATTGATTCTGGCCACGGCCACGGCGCGTGCGCAATCGGATCATGCGTCCATTTACGTAGGGCGCGATCTGTTTTCACTGACCGGTGCCAACTCCACCCTTGGTAAATGGAATTTACACCGCTATTGGGCGGACGCCCGTGTGCATACTACCCACGATCCTATTCGCTGGAGAATTTACCACGTCGGTAATTATTATTTGAATGGCGTACCGCCGGATGAATATGGCCGCGCCGCTCGTTTAAAACGTGAAGAACTGGCCGCTGCCGGTGCCATTACTGTGTCAGAAGCCGCATCAACAACAGAAGCCCCTGCCGTGGGAGTAGCATCATGAGTGAACAACACAAAAACAGCGCTCCGTTGCTGAAAACTACCCCAAACAACGTTCTGAAAAGCGAAGCAGAAGCCATCGCCGCTGCGCATGAAGCCGCTGAAAAAATCCGCGCACTGGCGGGCGACCACGAGCTGCAACAACAGGTACCCTTTCGCCATGCGGAAATTCTTTCGCAGTCAGGCATTACCACCATTGCAGTGCCCAAACATTTGGGCGGGCTTGGCGCCAGCGTTCCTACGCTGGTAGAAGCGGTGCGTATTATCTCTACCGCCGATGGCGGCGTAGGGCAGTTGCTGCAAATTCACAATGTGATGTTGCGCGGCGTATTCGAGCGGCCAGCGGGTGCGGTACGCGACCGGTTAATCGCCGATATTCTTGATGGCAAACGCTTTGGCCACGCCGGTGCAGAAACCGGTGGTAAAACCAAGTTTGATCATAAAACCTCAGCGGTAAGAAACGCAGACGGGAAATGGGTGGTTAACGGCACCAAGTTTTACACCACCGGCTCGCATCTGGCTGAGTGGATTTCCTCCGGGGCGCGCACAGCCGAAGGTAATATCGGTTTTCTGGTGAATCGCAATACTCCAGGTGTACGCCTGGTGGATGACTGGGATGGTTTTGGTCAGCAACACTCGGTCAGTGGCAGTGTGATTTTTGAAGATCTGGTGCTGGACGATGAGTGGGTAACCCAGCGCAAGGAATCCTCACCGCAGCCCGACCCGGACGCCGCCGCACCGGTAAGAACCGGTTTGACCTGGCCACAAATTCTGCATGCTGCTATTGATACCGGTATTGCGCGCGGCGCCTTGGATGCGGCAGTTGATTATTTGAAAAATCATGCCCATGTGTGGGTGGATGCCGACGTTGAACACCCCACACAAGAGCCGCTGATTATCAAACAGATTGGCGATTATGCGATTGCAATACGCGTTGCCGAATCGTTATTGCGTGACGCGGCGGAATTGTTTGAAGTGTATCGCACTACGGAAAACAACAGCCATTTGCAAGATGAGTTGATTCTTGCTGTTGCCAGTGCCCGTGCACAATCGGATCATGCGTCTATTAGTATTTCCAGCGATATTTTTTCATTGCTGGGCGCAAGTTCGTCTTACAACAAGTTCAATCTCAACCGCTTCTTCGGCGATGCCCGCGTGCACACCACCCACGATCCGATTCGCTGGCGCTTGCATCATGTAGGCAACTACTATCTCAATGGTATTTCCCCCAACGAGTACAGCGCCGCCAGCGCCCGCAAGCTTGCTGCGATTAATGCGCAAAAGGCGAGCTGATTTATCGCTTCTACGCAACGTCACTCATCAATCCAATATGGGCACAATACGAGTTTGACGTTAGGTTGCCTGTTTCAAAACCGTCGGGTCATGGACGACTGCCATGGATGGCGGAAGTTAGGGCAATGCAGGAGCAATTGCCATTGACCCGTCGGCGCTACCGGGGTGGAGTGCGCAATAAGCAAAACATGTTTTGCGCGCAGGGAACGACAATCATCTGCGATGATTGGCCGGCTCCGCTTGCGGATATTTATGCATTTTTGGAACAGGCAGCCTAATGGCGAACTGATAGATAGCACATGTTGTTTTCCCAAAAGTGATACCAGATGTCCTGAAAGGTGAAATGATGTCCAACCTTGCCTGTCAAATAAAGAAATCAGCCCGCTTGTCCGGGCAATTTACGCTGCGCTCGGGAAAAGTGAGCGATACCTACTTTGACAAATATCAATTTGAATCCGACCCGACGTTGTTGCTGGAAATTGCAAAGTCTCTGGCTGCACTGTTGCCCGAGGGTATTGAAGTGCTGGCTGGATTGGAGATGGGGGGTATCCCGGTTGTTACTGTGTTAAGTCAGGTAACCGGTTTGCCAGCGACTTTTATTCGTAAAGAAGCCAAGGAATACGGTACCTGTCGTTATGCGGAGGGTGCTTCGCTGGCGGGGAAGAAGTTTGTTTTGATTGAGGATGTCGTTTCCAGTGGTGGAGCGATCATTGATGCTCTGGCGAAACTGCGTGAAGACGGTGTTGAACCGGTAGCTGCCTTGTGTGTTATTGACCGAGAAACAGGTGGCAAGGAAAAACTTGCAGAAGTGGGGCTTTCATTAATTTCTTTACTAACATTTTCAGAAATAGAAAATAGCATCTGAATAAAATTTACTCTTCAGTGCCTCAGTTGATTGCAAGGTTCCCGGCCTTTCCTGGCTGAAATATCGGTGTCATTCTGACTGCTTGTCATTAGGATATCTGTTCCAAAAACGCATGAATACGTTCCCTGTAGCTCTGACGAGTCATCCATGACTCGACAGTTTTGGAACAGATATCCTAACGCCAAACTGCATTGTGCAGGTCATAGGCCTGTTTGCTTTTTACACCGCGACGGCTTCTTCCTCTGCCACTTTCTGCGATTGCAACAACTTCCAGGCTGCTGCCAGTGGGCGGTGGTCGATCCAGCCGTCGAAGTCGAAATCATTATCCAGTACGCCGTGCTTCAGCAAAAAGTCTTTTTGCTGGCGGAATAATTCAATACGTTCTTCAGACAGATCCGGTGCCAGGTGCAGATGAAAACCATCGCGGTAGGCGCCTTTCAAACCTTCAATGCTTGCGCCGGTTTCTTTATGCAGTGCATCGTAAACGCCGTCAAGATTGGTTTTCGCCCACTCGGCTGCACGTAATACCTGTGCCAGAAATCGCACCAGCTCATCAAAATGGTTGTTGAGTAAATCTTCGTGAACGGTAATCGGGCGGGGTGTACCGTTATTCACGCGGAAGCGACGCTCCGGTAACTTGTCCAGATCAATTCCCACCACCAGACCCAGCTCACGTGCCTTATCAACAGCGGCACCGCCTTTTACATACAGCCCGTCAATGTCACCTTTCAGCAAGGCATCCGCACCAACGAAGAAACCGCTGCGCTCATCGTTACCGCCAGTGCCTTGGCCTCCGAATTCAACCAGCGTGATGTCGTCCAGCGTTAAACCTGCTGATGCCAAAGCACCTTTGTAACCGTGCAAGCTCATATGACGGGAGATGCTGCGGCCGCGTTTGTTTTGCTGAATATCAACCGGGTTGTAAGCAGGCAGTGACAGGCGTTTGCCTTTCAAATCGGCCGGAGTTTTGATGTCCGAGTCGGGGCGCACCAGAATAAATTGGCCTTCTTCAATCCAGGTTAAACCGATCAGACGCGTTTTGGCGCCTTGCGCACGAGCCGGAATAGAAAACAAATTGCCACCTTCGCGAATCAGTGTGGGCAGTTCGTGATCATAATGGTGATAGCGCAGTTCTTGCGCGTCTTCGTCTTGCAGCGCGCGTACTTTGATATTGTCGCGGGAAAATTCTTCGGTTAACCAGCCCAACTGCGAAGCAATACCGGTGGCCGTTGGTACGCCACCACGACCCTGACCCGCACAGCGTGTAAACCAGATAGTATCCGGCTTGTTATTTGACCCAGACATAAAAAATATCCTGTTGAAATGCATCAATGAGATGCAGGTGATATGACGTTTTACTGATCTTCCCCTGGAGGGGGTTCAGTGGCTTAAAATCGGCTTTCTGAAAAGTGTAAGGTGGCACAGTGTGAGTTTGGCGTTAGGCGGTGTGTTTCAAAACCGTCGAGTCATTCGCCACCTCCCTGTGGCTTACCCTGCGGGCAGCTTCGCTGTGCAAATGGGCAATCCTGCCAATTTGTCATGCGTTTTTGAAACACACCGCCTGATGGCAAACGGACAGAGAGATACCTGGTCACACCTGGATATCTGAATATTTGCAATATCGATCATTTAAAGTGATTGAAAACTACAAAACACTAACGGCTTTACCAAAATCCAGACGTGGGCCTACAGGCTTTACGCTGCTGTGATCACCATAACCAATGTTGGCCAGCAACAAACTCTTCCATGACGTACCCGCGAAAAAAATCTCGTCCACTTTGGCATTATCAAAGCCCGACATAGGCCCAACATCCAGCCCCAGTGCCCGCGCTGCAATAAACAAATAACCGGCTTGCAAGGTGGCATTGGTGCGAGCGGTTGGCTCAATCCATGACGGGTTATTGATAAAAAAACTGCGCGCATCGTAAGCAGGAAACTGCTCTGGCAACTCATCGTGAAAATTTTCATCGTAAGCGATGATCACATTCAACGGCGCGGCGATGGTTTTATCGCGGTTGCTGGATGACAGCGCCGGTGCCAGTTGCTGCTTGGCCTCCGGCGAGCGCACAAATAAAAATCGCGCCGGCTGGGCGTTAAAGCCGGTAGGGCCTTGTCTTACCAGCGTGTACAGCTCACGAAGGGTTTCATTGGAAACCTCGGCCGGCAAAAACTGATGAATACTTCTTGCCTTGAGAAACAATTGATCCAGCGTTGCATGTTCAACCACAGACATAACGATTCCTTAAACGTACTCAAACGGTTGCGACCAGTTGGATTGCAACTGCTTGATGCTGGACGGTGAGTGTGAAACCAGCAGGCGGGTGTAGTCTGCTTCCGGTGTATCCAGCACTTCATCCACCGGGCCTTGTTCAACAATGACGCCCTGGTGCAATACCACCACGTCATCAGCGATGGCACGCACCACTCCCAGATCGTGAGTGACGAACAACAGTGACAAACCGCCAGCTTGAAGTTCACGCAACAAGGCGAGAATGTTGGCTTGCACGGATACGTCCAGCGCCGATGTGATCTCGTCACAAATCAGCAAACGCGGTTCGCAAACCAGAGCGCGGGCAATGGCAACACGTTGACGCTCGCCACCGGACAATTCACGCGGGTAGGCGTGCATCAGTTCTGACTGCAGCGATACTTTGTTCAGCGCGTTGACGGCACGTTGCCAGGCTTGCTTGTGGCTGAGCTTGAAAAAATGTTGCAGTGCATTGATCAAAATCGTGCCCACGGTGTGTCGGGGGTTCAGTGCACGGTAAGGGTTTTGAAAAATGTATTGCACCTGGTGGCGCAGTTCCGGTGCGCGGTCACGCGCTTTAAACGGCAGCAATTTGTCGCCGTAATAAATGTTGCCGCCGGAGTCTTCACCTACACCGGCAAGGGCGCGGGCGATGGTGGTTTTGCCTGATCCGGATTCTCCCACCAGCGCCACACATTCACCGGCTTTCAGTGAAAAGGACGCATCAAAAACAACCTGCTTTTTACCGTAAAACGCTGACAGACTTTCTACGCGCAGCAGCGCGGCGTCGGTGCGGTTTTGTTTGCGGGCGGCGCGGTTGTCTTCGCGGCTAATAAATGCCGGGCCGCTGTCCTGATGCCAGCAAGCGGTGTCGTGACCTGCGGCAGTACGTGAGAGTGCCGGTGCTGTCTGGCAGCTTTCGCTGCGCAGCGGGCAACGTTCTGCAAAAGAACAGCCCTGCGGACGGGTGCCGGGTGAGGGCGCCTGGCCGGGGATCGGTTGCAGAAAACGGCGTTGCGCTACATCGGGTACAGCTGCCAGCAAGCCCTGGGTGTAAGGGTGTGACGGTTTGGCAAACAGTGTTTTCAGTGGAGCAGATT includes:
- a CDS encoding acyl-CoA dehydrogenase family protein: MSQSLSSSATVPLANVRAARLASEAEAIEAAHEAAAAIKVLAKKRSENDRIPFEQADILSGYGLTSILVPKALGGIGASVKTVVEVVRIISAADGGVGQILQIHNVMIRGIFSRPDDAFRERLIEDVLNGKRFGNALAEGKGKGKGGGTRIERNAEGKLVLNGRKVFATGCYLAEWISVSATSDTGPSGALVNRNDPGVIIEDDWHAFGQQHSVSGSIRFENVLLDERFAPKPAGEITANNNSLPGRTGLTWPQILHAAIDTGIARGALDAAVDYLRNHTRVWVDADVEKASEEHHIIKTIGEYAVAVRGAESALKYAATLFDQHHADPQNVELQNELILATATARAQSDHASIYVGRDLFSLTGANSTLGKWNLHRYWADARVHTTHDPIRWRIYHVGNYYLNGVPPDEYGRAARLKREELAAAGAITVSEAASTTEAPAVGVAS
- a CDS encoding dipeptide ABC transporter ATP-binding protein, whose amino-acid sequence is MSPVAAVAPARSAATPLVLKTNSPVYERIIARQSDTAPLHREDLHLVSTPQKTLLSVKDLRIELDNGEDIVSDISFQLAEGKILGLVGESGSGKSTIASALLGHTRTGAVITQGQINIGDTDVLALNAKQLRDLRGNVVSHVSQDPATSLNPLMRIGKHLDELLQVHQPALSKAEREERILAVFTDVGLPAEREFLKRFPHQLSGGQQQRVQLALAFVLRPRLIVLDEPTTALDVTTQSRVLKTIRHLCQTYNVSAIYVSHDLAVVQELVDQIIVLYAGRVVESAPLKTLFAKPSHPYTQGLLAAVPDVAQRRFLQPIPGQAPSPGTRPQGCSFAERCPLRSESCQTAPALSRTAAGHDTACWHQDSGPAFISREDNRAARKQNRTDAALLRVESLSAFYGKKQVVFDASFSLKAGECVALVGESGSGKTTIARALAGVGEDSGGNIYYGDKLLPFKARDRAPELRHQVQYIFQNPYRALNPRHTVGTILINALQHFFKLSHKQAWQRAVNALNKVSLQSELMHAYPRELSGGERQRVAIARALVCEPRLLICDEITSALDVSVQANILALLRELQAGGLSLLFVTHDLGVVRAIADDVVVLHQGVIVEQGPVDEVLDTPEADYTRLLVSHSPSSIKQLQSNWSQPFEYV
- the pyrE gene encoding orotate phosphoribosyltransferase, translated to MSNLACQIKKSARLSGQFTLRSGKVSDTYFDKYQFESDPTLLLEIAKSLAALLPEGIEVLAGLEMGGIPVVTVLSQVTGLPATFIRKEAKEYGTCRYAEGASLAGKKFVLIEDVVSSGGAIIDALAKLREDGVEPVAALCVIDRETGGKEKLAEVGLSLISLLTFSEIENSI
- a CDS encoding acyl-CoA dehydrogenase family protein, which produces MSEQHKNSAPLLKTTPNNVLKSEAEAIAAAHEAAEKIRALAGDHELQQQVPFRHAEILSQSGITTIAVPKHLGGLGASVPTLVEAVRIISTADGGVGQLLQIHNVMLRGVFERPAGAVRDRLIADILDGKRFGHAGAETGGKTKFDHKTSAVRNADGKWVVNGTKFYTTGSHLAEWISSGARTAEGNIGFLVNRNTPGVRLVDDWDGFGQQHSVSGSVIFEDLVLDDEWVTQRKESSPQPDPDAAAPVRTGLTWPQILHAAIDTGIARGALDAAVDYLKNHAHVWVDADVEHPTQEPLIIKQIGDYAIAIRVAESLLRDAAELFEVYRTTENNSHLQDELILAVASARAQSDHASISISSDIFSLLGASSSYNKFNLNRFFGDARVHTTHDPIRWRLHHVGNYYLNGISPNEYSAASARKLAAINAQKAS
- a CDS encoding ABC transporter substrate-binding protein is translated as MSGSNNKPDTIWFTRCAGQGRGGVPTATGIASQLGWLTEEFSRDNIKVRALQDEDAQELRYHHYDHELPTLIREGGNLFSIPARAQGAKTRLIGLTWIEEGQFILVRPDSDIKTPADLKGKRLSLPAYNPVDIQQNKRGRSISRHMSLHGYKGALASAGLTLDDITLVEFGGQGTGGNDERSGFFVGADALLKGDIDGLYVKGGAAVDKARELGLVVGIDLDKLPERRFRVNNGTPRPITVHEDLLNNHFDELVRFLAQVLRAAEWAKTNLDGVYDALHKETGASIEGLKGAYRDGFHLHLAPDLSEERIELFRQQKDFLLKHGVLDNDFDFDGWIDHRPLAAAWKLLQSQKVAEEEAVAV
- a CDS encoding malonic semialdehyde reductase; translated protein: MSVVEHATLDQLFLKARSIHQFLPAEVSNETLRELYTLVRQGPTGFNAQPARFLFVRSPEAKQQLAPALSSSNRDKTIAAPLNVIIAYDENFHDELPEQFPAYDARSFFINNPSWIEPTARTNATLQAGYLFIAARALGLDVGPMSGFDNAKVDEIFFAGTSWKSLLLANIGYGDHSSVKPVGPRLDFGKAVSVL